In one Leptogranulimonas caecicola genomic region, the following are encoded:
- the cysS gene encoding cysteine--tRNA ligase, with product MLIYNSQTHKKQELVPVEPDHISMYVCGPTVYDQIHIGNGRTFLSFDVIRRYLIYKGYQVTFAQNLTDVDDKIIQRASEEGVSAAELARTYSDAFIEQMDRLGVLAPDIRPRATQEIDAMIDMISGLIDQGHAYSADNGDVYFSVRSCETYGNLSGRNVDELLVGARIEENTDKNDPLDFALWKAAKPGEPAWESPWGLGRPGWHTECSAMVHRYLGTPIDIHGGGSDLIFPHHENECAQATSCWHEPLANLWMHTGMLRVDGEKMSKSLGNFYTLKEVLDRYPADALRLLMLQTHYRSPLDFSFSRLEGTCQSLERLRGTVKNLKWAAEQSEDASGQDAQAAQELAAAIDEARSAFVGAMDDDFNTSAALAAIFALATKANTYLDQAKNQVSTSVTLRAMDTLIELLGVLGVESVRPADNEYPLEVVELAREVAGYEGNDPTEAVSALIEARAQARQEKNWATADAIRDGINALGLVVEDTAAGTRITRQQA from the coding sequence ATGCTCATCTACAACAGCCAGACTCACAAGAAGCAGGAGCTCGTGCCCGTCGAGCCGGATCATATTTCCATGTATGTCTGCGGCCCCACGGTCTACGACCAGATTCACATTGGCAATGGCCGTACCTTCCTGTCCTTCGACGTGATTCGACGCTACCTCATCTATAAGGGCTATCAGGTGACCTTCGCCCAAAACCTCACCGACGTTGACGACAAGATCATCCAACGAGCTTCCGAGGAGGGCGTCTCTGCCGCCGAGCTGGCCCGCACCTACTCCGACGCGTTCATCGAGCAGATGGACCGCCTGGGCGTCCTTGCCCCCGACATCCGCCCTCGTGCCACCCAAGAGATCGACGCCATGATCGACATGATCTCAGGCCTCATCGATCAGGGACATGCCTATTCTGCCGACAACGGAGACGTGTACTTCTCGGTACGTAGCTGCGAAACCTACGGCAATCTCTCGGGCCGCAATGTCGATGAGCTTTTGGTGGGCGCTCGCATCGAAGAAAATACCGATAAGAACGACCCTCTGGACTTTGCGCTGTGGAAAGCCGCAAAACCTGGCGAACCGGCTTGGGAATCTCCTTGGGGGCTTGGGCGTCCTGGCTGGCATACCGAGTGCTCGGCCATGGTCCATCGCTACTTGGGCACTCCCATCGATATCCATGGCGGCGGCTCTGACCTTATCTTCCCGCATCATGAGAACGAGTGCGCGCAGGCCACCTCCTGCTGGCATGAGCCGCTGGCCAATCTTTGGATGCACACGGGCATGCTGAGGGTGGACGGTGAGAAGATGAGCAAGTCGCTGGGTAATTTTTACACCCTCAAAGAGGTGCTGGACCGCTATCCCGCCGACGCCCTGCGCTTGCTGATGCTGCAAACCCACTATCGCTCGCCGTTGGATTTCTCCTTCAGCCGGCTTGAGGGCACCTGCCAGAGCCTGGAGCGTCTACGCGGGACCGTCAAGAACCTCAAGTGGGCCGCCGAGCAATCCGAGGACGCCTCTGGGCAAGATGCCCAAGCTGCGCAAGAGTTGGCCGCAGCCATCGACGAGGCGCGCTCAGCCTTTGTGGGCGCCATGGACGACGATTTCAACACCTCGGCGGCACTGGCTGCCATCTTTGCGCTGGCCACCAAGGCAAACACCTATCTTGACCAGGCGAAAAACCAGGTCTCCACCTCGGTGACCTTGCGGGCCATGGATACTCTCATCGAGCTTCTGGGCGTCTTGGGCGTAGAGTCTGTGCGCCCCGCCGATAATGAATATCCTTTAGAAGTTGTCGAACTGGCCCGCGAGGTGGCCGGCTATGAGGGTAATGACCCTACAGAAGCGGTATCTGCGCTCATTGAAGCCCGCGCACAGGCGCGCCAGGAGAAGAACTGGGCGACGGCCGATGCTATTCGTGACGGTATCAACGCGCTGGGTCTCGTAGTAGAGGATACGGCTGCCGGTACGCGTATTACGCGCCAGCAGGCCTAA
- the disA gene encoding DNA integrity scanning diadenylate cyclase DisA: MGEHQETQSLDQRMERAMRETAPGTALRRALDMIIAGRLGALICVGDQEAVLAAGNDGFPLNISFTANRLFELSKMDGAIVIDRDLTQILRANFHLNPDPSLPTSETGMRHRTAARMSLLTNAMVISVSERRQVVNVFLGGRSFEIKTVAELMTMVNQLLVTLQATRQSLDRNLLRLTTLELDNYVTLADISKIFFYFEVLMVATEELDDLIDQLGTEGRTIAMQREQLVGDMDEEYTLMIRDYAHDSSEENALRVRELFHNVEASSLHSAKKVGTLLGYEGLNEDSIMAPLGLRTLSRISVVREGMADKIVDEYGNLQELMDDIENNPSRLDDIGVQKPGILADSLYRMWGRKE, translated from the coding sequence ATGGGCGAGCATCAAGAAACGCAATCCCTAGACCAACGCATGGAGCGCGCCATGCGAGAAACGGCCCCTGGCACCGCTCTGAGACGCGCGCTCGACATGATCATCGCCGGTCGCCTGGGCGCTCTTATCTGCGTGGGCGATCAAGAGGCGGTGCTTGCGGCAGGAAACGACGGCTTCCCGCTCAACATCTCCTTTACGGCCAACCGCCTCTTCGAGCTCTCGAAGATGGACGGCGCCATTGTCATCGATCGCGACCTCACCCAAATCTTAAGGGCCAATTTCCACTTGAACCCCGACCCTTCGCTGCCCACCAGCGAGACGGGCATGCGTCACCGTACCGCAGCCCGCATGAGCTTGCTTACCAATGCCATGGTGATCTCGGTCTCCGAGCGCCGGCAGGTGGTCAACGTGTTTTTAGGAGGCCGCTCCTTCGAGATCAAGACCGTGGCAGAGCTCATGACCATGGTCAACCAGCTGCTGGTGACCCTTCAAGCCACGCGCCAGTCGCTTGACCGCAACCTGTTGCGCCTGACCACCCTTGAGCTGGACAACTATGTCACCCTGGCAGACATCTCCAAGATCTTCTTCTACTTCGAGGTGCTCATGGTGGCCACAGAAGAGCTGGACGACCTCATCGACCAGCTGGGCACCGAGGGCCGCACCATCGCCATGCAGCGCGAGCAGCTGGTGGGCGACATGGATGAGGAATACACCCTCATGATCCGCGACTACGCCCACGATTCCTCCGAGGAAAACGCCCTCAGGGTGCGCGAGCTCTTCCATAACGTGGAAGCCTCCTCGCTTCACTCCGCCAAAAAGGTGGGCACGCTTTTGGGTTACGAGGGCCTCAATGAGGACTCCATCATGGCGCCTCTGGGCCTGCGCACCCTTTCTCGCATCTCGGTGGTGCGCGAGGGTATGGCCGACAAGATCGTCGACGAGTACGGCAACCTCCAAGAGCTCATGGACGACATCGAGAACAATCCAAGCCGCCTAGACGACATTGGCGTCCAAAAGCCCGGCATCTTGGCCGACAGCCTTTACCGCATGTGGGGTCGAAAGGAGTAG
- the rpmG gene encoding 50S ribosomal protein L33, giving the protein MRTLVTLACSDCKRRNYTTYKNKSTHPERMELKKYCRWCGHHTVHKETR; this is encoded by the coding sequence ATGCGTACTCTCGTCACCCTCGCCTGCAGCGATTGCAAGCGTCGCAACTACACCACCTATAAGAACAAGAGCACTCATCCTGAGCGTATGGAGCTCAAGAAGTACTGCCGTTGGTGCGGTCACCATACGGTGCACAAAGAGACCCGCTAA
- the rlmB gene encoding 23S rRNA (guanosine(2251)-2'-O)-methyltransferase RlmB, with protein MAQHMQGRGGSRGAQSGRSGRAQGFGSSKKNSKPQGTRAWSSEDGRQWRSPDGRKAGIAGKVAASPKKGTNKAGRGGKGFSARGAKGSNSPRISSVDSKNLVEGRRAVDEVLAANIPIKRALIAVSKGNQDPKLARMAAEFEAEGIRVDRVSKARLDGLSSHGAHQGIMVELAAFPYADIEDIVAAAGDGDALVVVLDHVVDEGNLGAIVRSAEVVGASGVIIARDRAASVGVGAYKTSAGAVFHVPIAQVPNIAKAVDRLKEAGFWAGAASEHAADTLWSAPMGGRFCLVMGSEGDGVSRLVMDRCDFSCRLPQRGQVESLNVAQAATVMAYEWLRRTTGGADTADLEEAKAQDTFDPLGDDTGIGSFGAAEKING; from the coding sequence ATGGCACAGCACATGCAAGGACGCGGAGGCTCTCGAGGAGCCCAGTCTGGCCGCTCGGGTCGCGCCCAGGGTTTTGGGTCTTCAAAAAAGAACTCCAAGCCGCAAGGAACCAGAGCCTGGAGCAGCGAGGACGGCCGCCAGTGGCGAAGCCCGGACGGCCGCAAGGCGGGCATCGCCGGTAAAGTGGCTGCCTCTCCCAAGAAGGGCACAAATAAGGCAGGTCGAGGCGGCAAGGGTTTCTCGGCCCGCGGGGCCAAGGGAAGCAACAGCCCCCGCATCTCCTCTGTCGACAGCAAGAACTTGGTCGAAGGCCGTCGCGCGGTGGACGAGGTGCTGGCAGCCAATATCCCTATCAAACGGGCGCTCATTGCGGTGAGCAAGGGCAACCAAGACCCCAAGCTGGCGCGCATGGCGGCGGAGTTTGAGGCCGAGGGCATCCGTGTGGACCGGGTGTCCAAAGCTCGGTTGGACGGCCTGTCGAGCCACGGCGCCCACCAAGGCATCATGGTGGAGCTCGCAGCCTTTCCCTATGCAGACATCGAGGACATTGTCGCTGCCGCCGGCGATGGAGACGCCTTGGTAGTGGTGCTCGACCACGTGGTGGACGAAGGCAACCTGGGGGCTATCGTCCGCTCTGCCGAGGTCGTGGGCGCCTCCGGCGTTATCATCGCTCGAGACCGCGCTGCCTCGGTGGGAGTGGGAGCCTATAAAACCTCTGCAGGGGCCGTGTTCCATGTGCCCATCGCCCAAGTGCCCAATATCGCCAAGGCGGTGGACCGCCTCAAGGAAGCTGGGTTCTGGGCCGGAGCAGCCTCAGAGCACGCTGCTGATACCCTGTGGAGCGCCCCCATGGGCGGTCGCTTCTGCCTGGTCATGGGCTCTGAAGGCGATGGTGTGAGCCGCCTGGTGATGGATCGTTGCGACTTCTCCTGCCGCCTGCCTCAGCGCGGCCAGGTGGAGTCTCTCAATGTGGCCCAAGCGGCCACGGTCATGGCCTACGAGTGGCTGCGTCGCACCACCGGAGGCGCCGACACCGCCGATCTCGAGGAGGCGAAGGCCCAGGATACCTTTGATCCGCTGGGCGACGATACGGGCATCGGCTCGTTTGGGGCGGCCGAGAAGATCAATGGCTAA
- the tuf gene encoding elongation factor Tu → MAKEKFERTKPHVNIGTIGHVDHGKTTLTAAITKVLSETPGCKANFTAFEDIDKAPEERERGITISVAHVEYETENRHYAHVDCPGHADYIKNMISGAAQMDGAILVIAATDGPMAQTREHILLARQVGVPYIVVFLNKCDMVDDEELIDLVEMETRDLLSEYDFPGDDLPIIRGSALGALNGEEKWVEQIRALMTEVDNYIPTPARDNEKPFLMAVEDVMTISGRGTVATGRVERGQLRLNDPVEIVGIKPTSSSVATGIEMFRKSMDFCEAGDNVGILLRGVKREEIERGQVLCKPGSVTPHKKFTAEVYVLTKEEGGRHTPFFDGYRPQFYFRTTDVTGNISLPEGVEMAMPGDHVTITGELIHPIAMEEGLRFAIREGGHTVGDGRVATIIE, encoded by the coding sequence ATGGCCAAGGAGAAGTTTGAGCGTACTAAGCCGCATGTCAACATTGGCACTATCGGCCACGTCGACCACGGCAAGACCACGCTGACGGCCGCTATCACCAAGGTTCTCTCCGAGACCCCTGGCTGCAAGGCAAACTTCACCGCATTCGAGGACATCGATAAGGCTCCCGAGGAGCGCGAGCGTGGTATTACCATCTCCGTCGCTCACGTTGAGTACGAGACCGAGAATCGTCACTATGCTCACGTGGACTGCCCTGGTCACGCTGACTACATCAAGAACATGATCTCTGGTGCAGCTCAGATGGACGGTGCCATCCTGGTTATCGCCGCTACCGATGGCCCCATGGCTCAGACCCGCGAGCACATCCTGCTTGCCCGTCAGGTGGGCGTGCCCTACATCGTCGTGTTCCTCAACAAGTGCGACATGGTTGACGACGAGGAGCTTATCGACCTGGTCGAGATGGAGACCCGCGACCTCCTGTCCGAGTACGACTTCCCCGGCGACGACCTGCCCATCATCCGCGGCTCCGCACTGGGCGCCCTCAACGGTGAGGAGAAGTGGGTCGAGCAGATTCGTGCCCTCATGACCGAGGTGGACAACTACATTCCCACCCCTGCCCGCGACAACGAGAAGCCCTTCCTGATGGCCGTCGAGGACGTCATGACCATCTCTGGCCGTGGCACCGTTGCTACCGGCCGTGTCGAGCGCGGTCAGCTGCGTCTCAACGACCCTGTCGAGATCGTTGGCATCAAGCCCACCTCTTCTTCTGTGGCCACCGGCATCGAGATGTTCCGCAAGTCCATGGACTTCTGCGAGGCTGGCGACAACGTGGGCATCCTGCTTCGTGGTGTTAAGCGCGAGGAGATCGAGCGCGGCCAGGTTCTCTGCAAGCCCGGCTCTGTGACCCCTCACAAGAAGTTCACCGCTGAGGTCTACGTTCTGACCAAGGAGGAGGGCGGCCGTCACACCCCGTTCTTCGATGGTTATCGTCCTCAGTTCTACTTCCGCACCACTGACGTAACCGGCAACATCTCCCTGCCTGAGGGCGTCGAGATGGCTATGCCTGGCGATCATGTCACCATTACCGGTGAGCTCATTCACCCCATCGCCATGGAGGAGGGCCTGCGTTTCGCTATCCGCGAGGGCGGCCACACCGTAGGTGACGGCCGTGTTGCCACCATCATTGAGTAA
- the ispF gene encoding 2-C-methyl-D-erythritol 2,4-cyclodiphosphate synthase — protein sequence MLRIGHGYDVHRFQEGRPLVLGGVAIPCGRGLLGHSDADVCVHALMDAICGAARLGDIGQLFPDTDPAYEGADSLGLLAQVMDRVRALGYELLDCDCTIAAQAPKLAPYRQAMRQAMAGALKVPVDSVGLAATTTERLGFVGREEGMEAWAVCLLESRPC from the coding sequence ATGCTCAGGATAGGCCATGGATACGACGTCCATAGATTCCAAGAGGGCCGCCCCCTGGTGTTGGGAGGCGTCGCCATTCCTTGCGGGCGGGGGCTTTTGGGCCACTCGGATGCCGACGTATGCGTTCATGCCCTGATGGATGCGATCTGCGGGGCAGCGCGGCTAGGGGATATCGGGCAGCTGTTCCCTGACACGGACCCCGCCTATGAAGGAGCCGATTCCTTGGGACTGCTCGCCCAGGTGATGGATCGGGTTCGCGCCCTGGGTTATGAGCTTTTGGACTGCGACTGTACCATCGCCGCCCAGGCTCCTAAGCTGGCCCCCTATCGTCAGGCCATGCGCCAGGCGATGGCAGGCGCCCTCAAGGTCCCCGTCGACTCTGTGGGTCTCGCAGCCACTACCACAGAGCGTTTGGGTTTTGTGGGCCGTGAAGAGGGTATGGAGGCTTGGGCGGTGTGCCTTCTCGAAAGCCGTCCCTGCTAA
- the ispD gene encoding 2-C-methyl-D-erythritol 4-phosphate cytidylyltransferase — protein MGLCQTAPSACHLKACGAQSDVAVVIVAGGSGERFGDPRGKALVPIAGRPLLAWSLLAADKAQSTLSLTLVCRPQDRLAMVEAVAALDLSHPVMLVDGGATRQESCQAGIMCVSPQIPFISVQDGARPLTTPETFDAVARRVRQDENLAGAIAGWPVTDTIKRAHDGIIESTQDRSCLWSAQTPQLFRAPLLREAYRQAAYHRLSVTDDASVVEAMGLSVALVSAQRINPKLTVPDDFAFIEAELGARSLRGVC, from the coding sequence ATGGGGCTCTGTCAGACGGCCCCTAGCGCCTGCCACCTCAAAGCATGCGGGGCCCAAAGCGACGTGGCGGTGGTCATAGTGGCCGGTGGCTCAGGGGAGCGCTTTGGCGATCCCCGAGGCAAGGCGCTGGTCCCCATCGCAGGACGCCCTCTGTTGGCCTGGTCGCTTTTAGCTGCAGATAAGGCCCAATCCACCCTATCCCTTACCTTGGTGTGTCGTCCGCAAGATCGCCTCGCCATGGTTGAGGCAGTGGCAGCTCTCGATCTTTCCCATCCGGTGATGCTGGTGGACGGTGGCGCCACCCGTCAAGAAAGCTGCCAGGCGGGCATTATGTGCGTGTCGCCGCAAATCCCCTTCATCTCAGTGCAAGATGGGGCGCGTCCTCTCACCACCCCAGAGACCTTCGATGCAGTGGCTCGACGCGTGCGGCAGGATGAGAATTTGGCCGGGGCCATTGCCGGCTGGCCTGTCACAGACACCATCAAGCGGGCTCACGACGGGATCATCGAGTCTACCCAAGACCGCTCCTGCCTGTGGAGCGCCCAGACGCCCCAGCTCTTCAGGGCGCCTTTGCTGCGCGAAGCCTACCGGCAGGCCGCTTACCATAGACTCTCGGTGACCGATGACGCCTCTGTGGTGGAGGCCATGGGTTTATCGGTAGCATTGGTAAGCGCCCAGCGCATCAATCCCAAGCTCACTGTGCCAGATGATTTTGCGTTTATCGAGGCAGAGCTAGGAGCCCGAAGTCTCAGAGGAGTGTGCTAG
- the cysE gene encoding serine O-acetyltransferase, protein MFARLKEDIEAFRAHDPAATSTVSILLNSPGMRAIWAYRRQHWLWTHGHRLLARCLSTLSRHRFGVEIHPGATIGRRFIIDHGMGIVIGETCIIGDDCMVYQGVTLGGTGKQTGKRHPTLGDRVTVGVGAAVLGDITLGNDSKVGGGAVVVKDVPEGCTVVGIPGHITTRCGVRVHRGAAANDGRRRSYLPDPVEQTMDILSARIAQLEEEVAELRAQSPQPPTKLETSKTILRQSGSAAAPLADAVLSQTAQKPKAQANDADASKE, encoded by the coding sequence TTGTTTGCTCGACTAAAAGAAGATATCGAAGCTTTTCGCGCTCATGATCCCGCCGCTACCTCAACCGTCTCTATCCTGCTTAACTCTCCGGGCATGCGGGCCATCTGGGCCTATAGGCGCCAGCATTGGCTCTGGACTCATGGCCACCGGCTCTTGGCCCGGTGCCTCTCTACGCTCTCCCGTCACCGTTTTGGCGTGGAAATCCACCCGGGAGCCACCATTGGGCGCCGTTTCATCATCGACCATGGCATGGGCATCGTTATCGGCGAGACTTGCATCATCGGCGATGACTGCATGGTGTATCAGGGGGTGACTCTGGGTGGCACTGGCAAGCAGACGGGCAAACGCCATCCCACGTTGGGCGACCGTGTGACGGTAGGCGTGGGGGCTGCCGTGCTTGGCGACATTACCTTGGGCAACGACTCCAAGGTGGGCGGCGGTGCCGTGGTGGTAAAAGACGTGCCGGAAGGTTGCACGGTGGTGGGCATCCCCGGCCATATCACCACCCGTTGCGGCGTGCGGGTTCACAGAGGCGCTGCCGCCAACGACGGCCGTCGTCGCTCCTATCTGCCAGACCCTGTCGAGCAAACCATGGACATCCTGAGCGCACGCATCGCTCAGCTGGAGGAAGAAGTGGCGGAACTGCGCGCTCAGTCTCCCCAGCCGCCAACGAAGCTTGAGACCTCAAAGACGATCTTGCGCCAATCCGGTTCGGCCGCCGCGCCTTTAGCGGATGCGGTACTATCCCAAACAGCCCAAAAGCCAAAGGCACAGGCAAACGATGCCGACGCCTCCAAGGAGTAG
- a CDS encoding ATP-dependent Clp protease ATP-binding subunit: MFDKFTEKARKVMSLAQDEARELGQMYVGTEHLLLGLIKEGDGIAAQAMAGLDVSYDETMAIVREITRREAEPVPGGHIPFTPRAKRVLEGAYRETISRGQTYISTEHLLLGIVREGNGVAMEALSRMGVSGDAVRNAVNSLMNENPDPRSRPAMADVRTGSDIMGGPSSVDGSMLEEYGRNLTKSAQEGKLDPVIGRDSEVERVMQVLARRQKNNPLILGDPGVGKTAIAEGLAQLIANGAVPEVLRNKQIWTLDMAALVAGSKYRGEFEERLKNVVNEVMESQDDILFIDEIHTLIGAGSAEGSIDAASILKPPLSRGEIQVIGATTIDEYRKHIEKDSAFERRFQPVYINEPSVADTVVILEGLRERYEKHHHVHYTDEALTSAAVLSSRYIQDRFLPDKAIDVIDEAGARTRVHRVVVPEEILACDAELARIKEEKAAAAKAQEFEQAALLRDKEKELGERREQLEEKWHEELDSVCVEVGAQDIADVVSFITGVPVSNLTEEEASKLLRAEKVLHERVIGQEEAVSSVARAIRRSRSPLKDPRRPGGSFIFLGPSGVGKTELAKSLAQFLFGSEDALITFDMSEFMEKFAVSKLVGAPPGYVGYDEGGELTKAVRRKPYSVVLFDEIEKAHPDVFNILLQILDEGRLTDGQGRKVDFSNTVIIMTSNIGAREIATTAPMGFGNNAGLSDSDIKQRVTAELKRQFRPEFLNRVDEIVVFKSLSKEQLREIVDLMVADLRRRLVMEGMSIELTDAARDFVAQEGTDAIYGARPLRRAIQTLIEDPLAEELLEGGWSAGEIVLVDFDEEGHKLSFTHGTGDIPAPEFSSGSKGLPSGSASSRRGPIAAGTGSAEAGA; this comes from the coding sequence ATGTTTGACAAGTTTACCGAGAAGGCCCGCAAGGTCATGAGCCTCGCTCAAGACGAGGCGCGCGAACTGGGCCAAATGTATGTGGGCACCGAGCACCTGCTGCTTGGCCTCATCAAAGAGGGCGACGGCATCGCTGCCCAGGCCATGGCAGGCTTAGATGTGTCCTATGACGAGACCATGGCCATCGTGCGCGAGATTACCCGCCGCGAAGCCGAGCCCGTGCCCGGCGGGCACATCCCCTTCACCCCTCGTGCCAAGCGTGTGCTTGAGGGCGCCTACCGCGAGACCATCTCTCGCGGCCAAACCTATATTTCTACCGAGCACCTGCTGTTGGGCATCGTGCGCGAAGGTAACGGCGTGGCTATGGAAGCCCTCTCTCGCATGGGCGTCTCCGGCGATGCCGTGCGCAACGCCGTCAACAGCCTTATGAACGAGAACCCCGATCCTCGTAGCCGCCCTGCCATGGCAGATGTGCGTACGGGATCTGACATCATGGGCGGCCCTTCCAGCGTGGATGGTTCCATGCTTGAAGAGTACGGCCGCAACCTCACCAAGTCTGCCCAGGAGGGCAAGCTGGATCCGGTCATTGGCCGCGACTCCGAGGTAGAGCGTGTTATGCAGGTGCTGGCACGCCGCCAAAAGAACAACCCGCTCATCCTGGGCGACCCCGGTGTTGGCAAGACTGCCATTGCCGAGGGGCTCGCTCAGCTCATCGCCAACGGAGCGGTGCCCGAGGTCCTGCGCAACAAGCAAATCTGGACGCTGGACATGGCCGCGCTGGTGGCCGGCTCCAAATACCGCGGTGAGTTCGAAGAGCGCCTTAAGAACGTGGTCAACGAGGTCATGGAGTCTCAGGACGACATCCTGTTCATCGACGAGATCCACACACTCATTGGCGCCGGCTCTGCCGAGGGCTCCATCGACGCCGCCTCCATCTTGAAGCCGCCCCTGTCTCGCGGGGAGATCCAGGTCATTGGCGCCACCACCATCGACGAGTACCGCAAGCACATCGAGAAGGACTCAGCCTTCGAGCGCCGCTTCCAGCCGGTCTACATCAACGAGCCCTCCGTGGCAGACACTGTGGTGATCCTCGAGGGGCTGCGCGAGCGCTACGAGAAGCACCATCATGTGCACTATACCGACGAGGCCCTGACCTCGGCTGCCGTGCTCTCCAGCCGCTACATCCAGGATCGCTTCCTGCCTGACAAGGCCATCGACGTCATCGACGAGGCCGGCGCCCGCACCCGCGTCCACCGCGTGGTGGTGCCCGAGGAGATCCTGGCCTGCGATGCTGAGCTGGCTCGCATCAAAGAAGAGAAGGCCGCGGCTGCCAAGGCCCAGGAGTTCGAGCAGGCCGCTCTTCTCCGCGACAAGGAGAAGGAGCTGGGAGAGCGCCGCGAGCAGCTGGAAGAGAAGTGGCACGAAGAGTTGGACTCAGTCTGCGTCGAGGTGGGCGCTCAAGACATCGCCGACGTGGTGAGCTTCATCACCGGCGTGCCGGTTTCCAACCTCACCGAGGAAGAGGCTTCCAAGCTTCTCCGTGCCGAGAAGGTCCTCCACGAGCGGGTGATAGGTCAGGAGGAGGCCGTGTCCTCTGTGGCTCGAGCCATCCGCCGCAGCCGCTCGCCTCTCAAAGACCCGCGCCGTCCTGGCGGCTCCTTCATCTTCCTAGGCCCCTCCGGCGTGGGTAAGACAGAGCTCGCCAAGTCCCTGGCGCAATTCCTTTTCGGCAGCGAAGACGCGCTGATCACCTTCGACATGAGCGAGTTCATGGAGAAGTTCGCCGTCTCCAAGCTGGTGGGCGCGCCTCCGGGATACGTGGGCTATGACGAGGGCGGCGAGCTCACCAAGGCCGTGCGTCGCAAGCCCTACTCGGTGGTGCTGTTCGACGAGATCGAGAAGGCGCATCCCGATGTCTTCAACATCTTGCTGCAGATCCTGGATGAGGGGCGTCTCACCGACGGGCAGGGTCGCAAGGTGGACTTCTCCAACACCGTCATCATCATGACCAGCAACATCGGTGCCCGCGAGATCGCCACTACCGCGCCCATGGGCTTTGGCAACAACGCCGGGCTCTCCGACTCCGATATCAAACAGCGGGTGACCGCCGAGCTCAAGCGTCAGTTTCGTCCGGAGTTCTTGAACCGTGTGGACGAGATCGTGGTCTTCAAGTCGCTCTCCAAGGAGCAGTTGCGCGAGATCGTCGATCTCATGGTGGCCGACCTTCGTCGACGCTTGGTGATGGAGGGCATGTCCATCGAGCTCACGGATGCTGCTCGCGACTTTGTGGCTCAAGAGGGCACCGATGCCATCTATGGTGCCCGTCCTTTGCGCCGCGCCATCCAAACCCTCATCGAGGACCCTCTGGCCGAAGAGCTCTTGGAGGGTGGCTGGTCGGCAGGGGAGATCGTCCTGGTGGACTTTGATGAAGAGGGCCATAAGCTCTCCTTTACCCACGGCACCGGTGACATCCCTGCCCCCGAGTTCTCGTCGGGCTCCAAGGGCCTGCCTTCGGGCTCCGCTTCTTCTCGTCGAGGACCCATCGCTGCGGGTACCGGCTCTGCTGAGGCCGGTGCCTAA
- a CDS encoding NYN domain-containing protein, giving the protein MAKRSSLPLLVVDGYNVLYADPRYEALFDKEAPQSRLGNDPFNRARQALLADVAAFAQGSFDPVIVYDGANNQSDERPETRAAGVRVVFSRRGVSADSVIEELVTQARETGRLVTVVTGDATIQATVEGAGVTRMSSRMMVHEVQVMNAGIEAERQERSLSKMTLADRIDPATRAKLDALLGRRKS; this is encoded by the coding sequence ATGGCTAAGCGCTCATCTTTACCTTTGCTCGTGGTAGATGGCTACAACGTGCTCTATGCAGACCCTCGCTATGAGGCGCTCTTCGACAAAGAGGCTCCTCAGAGCCGTCTGGGAAATGATCCTTTCAATCGGGCGCGCCAGGCGCTCCTTGCCGACGTGGCTGCCTTTGCTCAAGGCTCTTTTGACCCCGTGATCGTCTATGACGGCGCCAACAACCAAAGCGACGAGAGGCCGGAGACAAGAGCCGCAGGGGTGAGGGTTGTCTTTTCTCGGCGAGGGGTGTCTGCAGACTCTGTCATTGAAGAGCTGGTGACCCAAGCCCGCGAAACTGGACGTCTTGTCACCGTGGTGACCGGTGACGCCACCATTCAAGCCACGGTGGAAGGAGCGGGTGTCACCCGCATGTCCAGCCGAATGATGGTCCATGAGGTGCAAGTGATGAACGCTGGCATCGAGGCGGAGCGCCAAGAGCGCTCTCTATCCAAGATGACCTTGGCAGATCGCATAGATCCAGCCACGCGCGCCAAACTAGATGCCCTTTTGGGCAGACGAAAAAGCTAG